TCCGAAGCCACCATTTGGTGCAGATCGTCCTTCACAGCCTGTTGTCCTATTACCTCGTTAAAGTGCATCGGTCCCTTTGTTGATAAAACCATTCATACCCGACCATGAAAATATTTTCATTTCCGGAAACAGTAAATAGTAAAAAATGAGGTAAACAAGAGAAGATAATCTAATAAGGAGTGCCGATTCAAAGACAATTCCAAGGATAAAACGATCCTTTAGCCGTAATATCTTTTTTATTGTCAATCACATAGAAATGAATTATTTATGGTTTAAACTGCCGGGATTAAAACCTTTTTCCGGCTATTATGTATATAAAATATTCAATTGCAAACACTATAAGTCTTCTCTGCCACCGTACTCAACATTTTTCAAAGGTAAATTTAAGTTAACTTGTTGACTATTACAAAGAAATTTGATTGAAATGGTGGTGTATGAAAACTTTTTCATAGTTTTGGATTCCGAAAAGCAGAACATTCATGGCGAAGTCGTTGAAGGAAATTAAACAACCTATTGAGGCAGAGTTAAAACAGTTTGAAACTCACTTTCGGGAAGCTATGCGCAGTCCGGTTCCGTTACTCGACAGAATAACCTATTACATCGTTCGCCGAAAAGGCAAGCAGGTTCGCCCCATCTTCGTTTTTCTTGCAGCAAAAATTTGTGGTGACATTTCGGAATCCACCTTCAGGGCGGCCTCTCTCGTTGAATTGCTCCATACCGCTACCCTGGTTCACGATGACGTAGTGGACGATTCTTTCGAACGCCGGGGCTTTTTCTCCATCAATGCCCTCTGGAAAAACAAAATTGCCGTACTCGTCGGCGATTACTTTTTTTCACAGGGTATGCTGCTCGCCCTCAAACACAAAGAATACCGCCAGCTCGACATCGTCTCCACGGCCGTAAAAGCCATGAGTGAAGGGGAGTTGCTCCAGATAGAAAAAGCCCGCCGCCTCGACATTACCGAGGACGTTTATTACGACATCATCCGCAACAAAACGGCTTCCCTGATCGCTTCCGCCTGCAGCGCCGGAGCCTCTTCGGCTACCAACGACGATGCCGTCATCGAATTGATGAGACTCTTCGGCGAAAAGCTGGGCATCGCCTTCCAGATTCGCGATGACCTCTTCGATTTTGGATCAGAAGATGTGGGCAAACCCCTGGGCATTGACATCAAAGAAAAGAAAATGACTCTTCCGCTGATCTATGCTTTACAGCATGCTCCCAAAAAAGATCGCAGGTATATCATAAATATTATAAAAAACCACAGCGAGAACGCTGAAAAAGTGAAGGAAGTCATTAATTTTGTGCAACAAAGCGGGGGGCTCGAATATTCACAAAAAGCGATGAACGATTATCGTGATCAGGCCTTTCAATTATTAAATACTTTTCCGGAAACTACTGCACGGGAATCCTTAAAAGACCTCGTGGCTTTTATCACCGATAGAAAAAGATAAATTAAACATGACTGATGTAAAACTTTTTTCAGGAACTGAAACGCAATACCTTTCTGAAAAAATAGCTGATTTCCACGGACAGGCGTTGGGAGACATCACCGTAAATCGTTTTAGCGACGGAGAAATGCATCCCGTAATCAACGAATCCGTGAGGGGGAGTTACGTATTTTTTATACAGTCGACTTTTGCGCCGGCAGACAATATCCTGGAGCTGCTGCTCATGATCGATGCCGCCAAAAGAGCCTCTGCCGGTTACATCACCGCGGTCATTCCTTACTTCGGTTATGCCCGCCAGGACAGAAAAGACAAACCTCGTGTTCCTATCTCTGCCAAACTCATCGCCGGCCTCCTGAAAGACGCCGGGGTCAATCGTGTGATGACCATGGATTTCCACGCCGACCAGATACAGGGTTTTTTCAACATCCCTGTGGATCACCTTAAAAGTGAGGCCATTTTTATCCCTTACCTGAAAAAGCAAAAACTCGATAAAGTCATTTTTGCCTCTCCCGACGTAGGTGGGGTCAAACGTGCAAGAACCTACGCTCAATATTTTGAAAAAAATCTGGTCATCTGTGACAAATACAGAAAAAAAGCCAATGAAATTGCCGAGATGACCGTCATCGGAGATGTGGATGGTGCCGACGTGATTCTCATTGACGACCTCATTGATACCGCAGGCACACTTTGCCATGCTGCTGATGCCTTAATTGCCAAAGGAGCCAAAAGTGTTCGTGCCATGTGCACACACCCTGTACTTTCCGGCCCTGCTTACGAAAGGATTGAAAATTCCCAATTGACAGAGGTGATCGTATGCGATACATTGCCATTGAAAAAGAAGGTGGCCAAGATCAAACAGTTGTCTACCGCCAAACTTTTTTCCCGGGCCATCCGGAATACTTATGAACACCGGTCGATTTCGGCCTTGTTTGTAAAGCCGTAGGCTTTTTGCTCGCAGGCTCGCTGTTCCAGATGATTCCAGGTGTTCCAGGTGGTTCCATGTGCTCCAGGTGGTTTCAAGTCGTTTGATTTTGAAGGTGTTTGTTCTGCGCCCCTCACTCCTCCCCCTCCTAAATCATTTCTGGCCAAAGACGATGCACAGACAAACTTTTAATTTAACCTTTCACCTACATATACCATTTATCTTATCTTTGCGTTTATTTCCCAGTGTGCGGTTCTTGAATCACGAATAATGCCGCCCCGTTGGACATTAACAATAGAAAATTCATGAATTATTCAATGATAAAAACCTTCAAAGTTGCTGCAGGAGTTCTTGTGTTCAGCCTCTTCACCACGATGATCGTGGCTCAAAAAGGCTGGGAAGTTGGTCCCGGGGTGGGGCTGTCCCATTACTTTGGCGATTTGAATACCAATTACCGGCTGAATAAACCCGGTATTGCCGGCAGTCTGAACTTCAGGTATAATTTCAACACCCGTATCTGTTTGAAGTTTTCAGGAAACTACGGAACCGTTTCCGCTACCGATGCCGATTCCAAAAACATATTCGAACAACAGCGCAATTTGAGTTTTGAATCAGTCATCGTTGACGGATCGGCCCAGTTGGAATTCAACTTCCTGCCTTATATTCACGGCAGTGCTGATGAATATTTCACTCCTTACCTTTTTGGAGGACTTTCTGCATTTTATTACAATCCCACGGCCGAATACCAGGGCCAGGTCTACGAACTCCGCCCTCTCGGCACTGAAGGACAGTTTAAAGGGGAAGAATACCTGCCCATGTCAGGCGCATGGCTTTTTGGTGCAGGCATGAAAGTTGACCTCAATTACCAGTGGAGCATCAATGTGGAATTAGGTATTCGCTCTGCCTTTACCGATTACCTGGATGATGTGAGTACCCTGTACCCCGATAATGACGATGTGCGCCGGGATAAAGGAGAGATCGCCGCAGCCCTTTCAGATCGTTCCCTGGGCGTGGACAATCCCATCAGTAAAGAAGGCCGCCAACGCGGTAATGCCAACAACAATGACAGTTATTCTATTTTCAGCGTGAGTATGATGTATTATTTTGGAAGCATCAGGTGTCCGGAGATCAGTAAAATCAGGAAATAGCGATTTTTAGATAGAACGCGGATTGAAACGGATCGAACGGATTGGAACGGAAATCTGTTAAAATCCGCTTAACCCGTACTGACCAGTGTTCCGCTTTTACCACGTGATGGAACGCGGATTGGAACGACTGTAACAGTTATTGGGTAAATCGATAACTTTAAACCTGGCAAAAACAACCTTTTGAGCTTTTTTACTGCCTCTATTAAGGAAAAGATGCAATTCCGGCATCACATATTATTGTACTTAACTTAAAAAAGCTTAACTTTGCGGGCTTATGAATATTAGGAACATTATTTTAGCTGTAATTGCGCTCACTGTTTTCGCCTCATGCAAGAGTGAATTTGAGAAAACAAGAGCGAGTGGCGACCCGAAATTGATTCTGGCGAAAGCCGATGCTTATTATGCCGATGATAATTTTCAGAAGGCACAATCGCTTTATGAACTG
This sequence is a window from Lewinellaceae bacterium. Protein-coding genes within it:
- a CDS encoding ribose-phosphate pyrophosphokinase codes for the protein MTDVKLFSGTETQYLSEKIADFHGQALGDITVNRFSDGEMHPVINESVRGSYVFFIQSTFAPADNILELLLMIDAAKRASAGYITAVIPYFGYARQDRKDKPRVPISAKLIAGLLKDAGVNRVMTMDFHADQIQGFFNIPVDHLKSEAIFIPYLKKQKLDKVIFASPDVGGVKRARTYAQYFEKNLVICDKYRKKANEIAEMTVIGDVDGADVILIDDLIDTAGTLCHAADALIAKGAKSVRAMCTHPVLSGPAYERIENSQLTEVIVCDTLPLKKKVAKIKQLSTAKLFSRAIRNTYEHRSISALFVKP
- a CDS encoding outer membrane beta-barrel protein, whose protein sequence is MIKTFKVAAGVLVFSLFTTMIVAQKGWEVGPGVGLSHYFGDLNTNYRLNKPGIAGSLNFRYNFNTRICLKFSGNYGTVSATDADSKNIFEQQRNLSFESVIVDGSAQLEFNFLPYIHGSADEYFTPYLFGGLSAFYYNPTAEYQGQVYELRPLGTEGQFKGEEYLPMSGAWLFGAGMKVDLNYQWSINVELGIRSAFTDYLDDVSTLYPDNDDVRRDKGEIAAALSDRSLGVDNPISKEGRQRGNANNNDSYSIFSVSMMYYFGSIRCPEISKIRK
- a CDS encoding polyprenyl synthetase family protein; translated protein: MAKSLKEIKQPIEAELKQFETHFREAMRSPVPLLDRITYYIVRRKGKQVRPIFVFLAAKICGDISESTFRAASLVELLHTATLVHDDVVDDSFERRGFFSINALWKNKIAVLVGDYFFSQGMLLALKHKEYRQLDIVSTAVKAMSEGELLQIEKARRLDITEDVYYDIIRNKTASLIASACSAGASSATNDDAVIELMRLFGEKLGIAFQIRDDLFDFGSEDVGKPLGIDIKEKKMTLPLIYALQHAPKKDRRYIINIIKNHSENAEKVKEVINFVQQSGGLEYSQKAMNDYRDQAFQLLNTFPETTARESLKDLVAFITDRKR